TGACCAGAGCACATTATTTTCTAAGCTTCCCATCACAGTATTTCCCATTCCCATCGTCAAAATACTTGTCAAAGTGGAAGCTGGCTCAAATAATGAATGGGGCATAACTGCTGAATTACCGATAACCATCTGCACAGCCAATGCCTCCCCAAAAGCTCGCGCCATTCCAAAGACAATAGCGGTTAAAATGCCTGACCTAGCAACGCGGAGAACAATTCGCCAAATGGTTTGAAATCTAGTTGCCCCAAGTGCTAGTGAAGCCTCACGATAGTGTCTTGGAACTGCTTTAATCGCATCCACTGTAAGTGATGTGACAGTTGGTAAAATCATAATCGTAAGCACAATCGTAGCCGCAGCAATGCCGAAACCACTTCCTGAAGTATGCTCTCTTATAAAAGGGACAACGACACTTAAACCAATAAAACCATAGACAACAGAAGGTATTCCCACCAAGAGCTCCATTACAGGTTGCAAAACTTTTTTCCCAAAACGTGGTGAAATTTCAACCATAAAGATAGCTGCTCCTATAGCAAGAGGAGCTGCAATACAAGCAGCAAAGAGCGTCACAGCAAATGACCCAACAATCATTGGTAGTGCTCCAATAAGCGCCTCACCAGACGCATTAACCTTTGAAGGGTTCCAGTTCACTCCAGTAAGAAATTGAGTAACTGATGCTTTATTCACAAAAAAAGTTGCAAGCCCTTTTGAGAGAACAAAATATAAAATGGCTATGGCGGAAATAATCATTATCGCAATACAGATGAAAGCTACCATTTTACCTCGTGCTTCAAGATGCGCTTTTTTTGATACTTTCATTAGTTGGGTTTTATTTAACTCTTCCATAAGTTTTTCCTCCCCAGTAAAGTGACGACCACTTGCTTTTTCAAGTTTTGTTACTTAGGCTTTTATTTTTCTGATACTTTACCATGTGCATCGCGCTCTACTTTCATGCTTGTCATTGGTAAATAACCTAATTTAGAGACAATATTTTTTTGTACGGCATCACTTGTCATATACGTTAAGAAAGCTTTTTTGGTACCAGTTGGCTTTCCATTGGTATACATATGCTCGTATGACCAGATTTTCCATTCGTTAGATGCAACATTCTTTTCTGTTGGTTTTACATGATCAATAGAAAGACCTAAAACTGAATCATTGATGTAAGAAAAGGCTAGATAACTAATTGCTCCTGGTGTCTCACTAACGATTTTGCGTACTGTACCTGAAGAATCTTGCTCTTGCGCTTTTATTGGTGCTTTTCCATCTAACGCCCATTTTTCAAAAGTAGCACGTGTCCCACTTCCCTCAGCCCGATTGATAACTGTAATTTTTTCGTTTTTGCCACCTACATCTTTCCAGTTCGTTACTTTACCAGTAAAAATATCAATGAGTTGTTGCTTGCTGAGGTTTTTAACACCTACATCTTTATTAGCGACTGGTGCCATACCGACAACAGCTACTTTATGATCAACTAGTTTTGATGCATCAACACCCTTTTTCTCTTCAGCAAAGACATCTGAATTTCCGATGGCTACTGCGCCCTGTTCGACTTGAGTCAAGCCTGTGCCAGAACCTCCACCTTGAACATTAATTTGTGCTTTTGGATTCTCATTTTGAAATTCTTTTCCTGCTGCTTCAACAAGAGGCTGAAGTGCTGTCGATCCCACTGCAGTAATCGATCCACTTGCATTTTTATTCGGTGAAGCACTGCCGCAACCTGCAAGTGCTAATAATACTAAAACAACTATACTTATTCCAAAAAACTTCTTTTTCATCACTAGCTACCACCTTTTTTGATTAATATCTTTAATAATTTAACTATAGCCGTATAGCGTTAAGAAGATGTGTAGTCAATGTTAAGTTATTGTAAATATAAAAATGCCTCAAAAATCAGGATATAAACGAAATAAATCGGTTTATTTCCCAAGCTTTTAGGCATTTTGATATATATTCTTTTTTTATTTTGGAAATTGAATAGAAAATGTTGTTCCTTTTCCTTCAACACTTGTTACATTGATTGAGCCCTGCATTGTTTCAACAAGATGCTTGACAATTGAAAGGCCTAGGCCTGTTCCTCCTGAGTGACGACTCCGCGCTTTATCTACGCGATAAAAACGTTCAAAGATATGCTCTAAATCATTTGCCGGAATTCCAATGCCATTATCTGTAATCGTTAATTTAACATGATTGCTTAAGTTGCTTATACCAATGATGATTTCCCCATTTCCTGGTGTATAAGCAATGCCATTGGATAGCAAATTGAGCAAAATCTGTTGCAAAGCATCACGATTACTCAATAACATGACTTGCTCATTATCGCTTTTTATTCGAAGTTGGATTGCTTTTTCATCAGCAAACTTTTGAATTGTTTTTAGCGACTGATTAACCAGTTCTTTAAGATCGATCATTTCTTCTTGTTTTATGACCACTTTTTTTTGTTCAATTCGAGATAGTGCTAAAATATCGATAATCAAACGATGTAATCGATCACTTTCATCTTTTATAATGGTTAAAAATTGTTTAAGTAATTCCTCATCATACATCGCTCCATCTAACAATGTCTCAACAAAACCTTTAAGTGCTGTAACGGGTGTTTTTAACTCATGCGAAACATTTGCTACAAATTCTGAACGAACGTTTTCTAAATGGCGAATTTGTGTTACATCGTGCAATAATAGGACCATATCTGAAATTTCACCTTTTTCATTGATAATTGGTGAAACGCTCGCGTCTAATATCGCTTCATGTGGAAAATAAAGCGTGACTTCTTCTTGTTGAATTTTTTTCGTTTTCAAGGCTTTTTCAAATAATTGATCAAGATCATAACTTTTAATAACTTCATAAAAGGCTTTACCAACCATATTTTTTTCAGAAAGAATCGTATGAATCATTTTGTTTGTCATAACCACTTGTTTATCTGCATTAATCAACATAACCCCACTGACCAAATTCTCAACAATTGCACGAAGCCGTTCAGCATTTTCCTTTATTTCGTACATTTGAATTTCCAAACTTTCAGCAAGTTTATTGACACTAAGTGATAGATCCTGCAGTTCTCCACTTGAGGTTCCGTGGATTCGGCTATCGTACTTATCTTCAGCTAAATCATTCGATACCGTAATAATTTCTTTAATGGGCTGCGTGATTTTTCGTGCAAGAAAAATGCTAATTGCAGCAATCACGATTAAAGCTAAACCAAAGATCACAAATAATCCGCTCCATAAGTGCTTTGTCGCTACTTCAATCGACTTTAATGATACAGAGATTCGTAAAGCACCTTCCATACCATTTTGATTTTTAAGTGGCACGGCAACATACAACATTGAATAACCAACAGACTGACTTTTACGTACGGCTGAACTAACTGTTTTTTGTTGTTTTAAAACATCATGTATTTCTGGTCGTCCTAAATGATTTTCCATTTTCATCGGATCATCTTGCGTATCGGCAATCACTTTTCCCTTTTTATTGATGATTGTAATTCGCGCGCCAATATCACTTTTTAAAGGCTCAAGTTGCTGTTCTACCGTCTTACTTTGCGAATCAAGGTCTAGTTTTGTTAGCTTTGTCGTTTTTAATAAAATTTGCGCTTCGTCTTGTAACTGATTTTTTTTCATGTTTAAATAGGTCGTTTTCATAAGCTCGCCCGATAAAAGCCCAACAATTCCCATTGTCACAAAAAATAAAACAACAAATGAAACACCAATTTTTAACCAGAGCTGCTTCATAAAGTTTCCTTAATGTTATCTATTTTATAGCCAAAGCCGCGAATCGTTTTAATATATTTCGGCTGTTTTGTATCGGCCTCAATTTTTTCACGTAAATGACTAATATGGACATCGACAATACGAGTTTCACCACTATACTCATAATTCCATACAATATCAAGCAATTGATCTCTTGAAAAAACTTTTCCTCGATGGGTCATTAGAAAAAGTAGCAGCTCAAATTCTTTTGGCGTTAAATCCAGTCGCTCTTCTTGTAAAAACACTTCATAGCTGTCAGGTAAGATTGTAAGATCCCCAATCGTCAGCTTGATTTCAGTATCATTTGTTTGCTTTTCAGTTCGGCGTAAAATAGCTTTAATTCGTGCAATAACTTCTCTTGGGCTAAATGGCTTTGTTAAATAATCATCCGCGCCAAGTTCTAAGCCAATAATTTTATCAAGTTCTTCGTCTTTAGCGGTTAACATTAGAATAGGTATAGTTATTTTTTCCTGGCGTAATTTTTTTGTTACCTCTATCCCATCCATTTGAGGAAGCATTAAATCAAGTACGATTAAATCTGGCTTTTCAGATAGGGCAAGCTCATATCCTTTTTTCCCATCTTCTGCCGTTATCACCTCATACCCAGCTTTTTCAATGTTAAATTGGAGCAATGTTAGGATGGAGCTTTCATCATCAACAA
This DNA window, taken from Listeria sp. PSOL-1, encodes the following:
- the pstC gene encoding phosphate ABC transporter permease subunit PstC; this translates as MEELNKTQLMKVSKKAHLEARGKMVAFICIAIMIISAIAILYFVLSKGLATFFVNKASVTQFLTGVNWNPSKVNASGEALIGALPMIVGSFAVTLFAACIAAPLAIGAAIFMVEISPRFGKKVLQPVMELLVGIPSVVYGFIGLSVVVPFIREHTSGSGFGIAAATIVLTIMILPTVTSLTVDAIKAVPRHYREASLALGATRFQTIWRIVLRVARSGILTAIVFGMARAFGEALAVQMVIGNSAVMPHSLFEPASTLTSILTMGMGNTVMGSLENNVLWSLAMVLLVMSLFFIIIIRFIGRRRKVK
- a CDS encoding phosphate ABC transporter substrate-binding protein; this encodes MKKKFFGISIVVLVLLALAGCGSASPNKNASGSITAVGSTALQPLVEAAGKEFQNENPKAQINVQGGGSGTGLTQVEQGAVAIGNSDVFAEEKKGVDASKLVDHKVAVVGMAPVANKDVGVKNLSKQQLIDIFTGKVTNWKDVGGKNEKITVINRAEGSGTRATFEKWALDGKAPIKAQEQDSSGTVRKIVSETPGAISYLAFSYINDSVLGLSIDHVKPTEKNVASNEWKIWSYEHMYTNGKPTGTKKAFLTYMTSDAVQKNIVSKLGYLPMTSMKVERDAHGKVSEK
- the pnpS gene encoding two-component system histidine kinase PnpS: MKQLWLKIGVSFVVLFFVTMGIVGLLSGELMKTTYLNMKKNQLQDEAQILLKTTKLTKLDLDSQSKTVEQQLEPLKSDIGARITIINKKGKVIADTQDDPMKMENHLGRPEIHDVLKQQKTVSSAVRKSQSVGYSMLYVAVPLKNQNGMEGALRISVSLKSIEVATKHLWSGLFVIFGLALIVIAAISIFLARKITQPIKEIITVSNDLAEDKYDSRIHGTSSGELQDLSLSVNKLAESLEIQMYEIKENAERLRAIVENLVSGVMLINADKQVVMTNKMIHTILSEKNMVGKAFYEVIKSYDLDQLFEKALKTKKIQQEEVTLYFPHEAILDASVSPIINEKGEISDMVLLLHDVTQIRHLENVRSEFVANVSHELKTPVTALKGFVETLLDGAMYDEELLKQFLTIIKDESDRLHRLIIDILALSRIEQKKVVIKQEEMIDLKELVNQSLKTIQKFADEKAIQLRIKSDNEQVMLLSNRDALQQILLNLLSNGIAYTPGNGEIIIGISNLSNHVKLTITDNGIGIPANDLEHIFERFYRVDKARSRHSGGTGLGLSIVKHLVETMQGSINVTSVEGKGTTFSIQFPK
- a CDS encoding response regulator transcription factor; its protein translation is MEKILIVDDESSILTLLQFNIEKAGYEVITAEDGKKGYELALSEKPDLIVLDLMLPQMDGIEVTKKLRQEKITIPILMLTAKDEELDKIIGLELGADDYLTKPFSPREVIARIKAILRRTEKQTNDTEIKLTIGDLTILPDSYEVFLQEERLDLTPKEFELLLFLMTHRGKVFSRDQLLDIVWNYEYSGETRIVDVHISHLREKIEADTKQPKYIKTIRGFGYKIDNIKETL